Proteins from a single region of Pseudopedobacter saltans DSM 12145:
- a CDS encoding SGNH/GDSL hydrolase family protein, which translates to MKKSIILPYILFLCCLICREIKAQTPKVEIKQEEKTLESQWKGKHVAFLGDSMTDKKRVGTSYIYWEYLTELLGIQPYVYGINGNQWDGIYKQANKLYEEGKDSIDAILIFAGTNDYNRGLPLGTFYTESEKSTNHNGEQVKRKYREAIMDGGTFCGRINMVLSFLKDHFPKQQIVILTPIHRGYAKFGDKNVQPEERFANGQGLYIDDYVAALKQAGSYWSVPVIDLFSLSGLYPLSASQSDYFHHPQTDLLHPNANGNYRLAKTIQYQLLSLPAGFK; encoded by the coding sequence ATGAAGAAGTCAATTATACTACCATATATCCTGTTTTTATGCTGCTTAATCTGTAGAGAAATAAAAGCACAAACGCCGAAAGTTGAGATAAAGCAGGAAGAGAAAACTCTTGAAAGTCAATGGAAGGGAAAGCATGTAGCTTTTCTTGGTGACTCTATGACGGACAAAAAGAGAGTAGGGACAAGCTACATTTACTGGGAATATTTAACGGAACTTCTGGGAATACAACCTTATGTTTATGGCATTAATGGAAACCAGTGGGATGGCATTTATAAGCAAGCCAATAAACTTTATGAAGAAGGAAAGGATAGTATAGATGCCATTTTGATTTTTGCCGGTACGAATGATTATAATCGTGGTTTGCCATTGGGAACATTTTATACCGAGAGTGAAAAATCAACCAATCATAATGGTGAACAAGTAAAAAGGAAATATAGGGAAGCGATTATGGATGGTGGAACTTTTTGCGGACGCATCAATATGGTGCTGTCTTTTCTGAAGGATCACTTTCCGAAACAACAGATTGTTATCCTGACGCCTATACACCGCGGGTATGCAAAGTTTGGTGATAAAAATGTACAACCGGAAGAACGCTTTGCAAACGGGCAGGGGCTTTATATTGATGACTACGTAGCTGCTCTTAAGCAAGCTGGTTCTTATTGGTCTGTTCCGGTTATTGATCTTTTTTCTTTGTCCGGACTTTATCCACTTTCGGCTTCTCAGAGTGATTATTTTCATCATCCGCAAACGGATTTACTGCATCC